The following coding sequences are from one Paenibacillus sp. JDR-2 window:
- the der gene encoding ribosome biogenesis GTPase Der, protein MARPVIAIVGRPNVGKSTIFNRVVGDRLAIVEDKPGVTRDRLYSPGEWNGKAFSIVDTGGIEIDGEDEIMKSVRMQAELAIEEADVIIFMCDAKTGVTHADDEVAQMLFRSHKPVVLAVNKVDNLNRMDEIYEFYGLGFGTPIAVSGSHGLGIGDMLDAAIEKLPELEDDGYDDDVIRVALIGRPNVGKSSLVNALLGEERVIVSNVAGTTRDAIDTPFERDGQKYVLIDTAGMRKRGKVYESTEKYSVMRALKAIERADVVLVLINGEEGIIEQDKHIAGYAHEAGKASIFVVNKWDVVDKDDKTMQEFTQNIRDHFLFMTYAPIVFLSAKTKQRLHKLLPVVNHVSEQHAMRIQTHLLNDVVSDAVAYNPPPTDKGKRLKINYVTQVATKPPTIVIFVNNPEMMHFSYERYLENKIRAAFDFEGTPVRLFTRKKSDED, encoded by the coding sequence ATGGCAAGACCCGTTATTGCAATAGTTGGTCGCCCGAATGTGGGCAAATCCACCATTTTTAACCGGGTGGTTGGCGATCGACTGGCAATTGTTGAAGATAAACCGGGCGTAACCCGGGACCGTCTTTATAGCCCAGGAGAATGGAATGGTAAAGCATTCAGCATCGTAGATACAGGCGGTATTGAAATCGATGGCGAAGATGAAATTATGAAATCCGTCCGTATGCAAGCAGAGCTTGCAATTGAGGAAGCGGATGTCATTATCTTTATGTGCGACGCGAAAACAGGCGTTACGCATGCGGATGACGAAGTGGCACAAATGCTGTTCCGTTCCCACAAGCCGGTAGTTCTCGCGGTCAACAAAGTGGACAACCTGAACCGGATGGACGAAATTTATGAATTTTACGGCTTGGGCTTCGGTACCCCGATTGCGGTATCCGGCTCGCATGGCCTCGGAATCGGCGATATGCTGGATGCGGCGATTGAAAAGCTTCCGGAGCTTGAGGATGACGGCTATGATGACGATGTCATTCGCGTAGCCTTGATCGGACGCCCGAACGTAGGCAAATCGTCGCTTGTTAACGCGCTGCTTGGGGAAGAACGTGTTATCGTCAGCAACGTTGCAGGAACAACCCGCGATGCGATTGATACGCCGTTCGAGCGCGATGGACAGAAGTATGTGTTGATCGACACGGCCGGCATGCGTAAACGCGGCAAGGTCTATGAGTCTACGGAGAAATACAGCGTGATGCGCGCGTTGAAAGCAATCGAGCGTGCCGATGTTGTACTCGTTCTGATTAACGGCGAGGAAGGCATCATCGAACAGGATAAACATATCGCCGGTTATGCGCATGAAGCGGGCAAGGCTTCAATCTTTGTCGTGAATAAATGGGATGTTGTCGACAAGGATGACAAGACCATGCAGGAATTCACGCAAAATATCCGCGATCACTTCCTGTTCATGACGTATGCGCCAATCGTCTTTTTGTCTGCGAAGACAAAACAGCGCTTGCACAAGCTGCTGCCTGTCGTGAACCATGTATCGGAACAGCATGCCATGCGGATTCAGACTCATCTGCTTAATGATGTTGTGTCTGATGCAGTTGCTTATAACCCGCCTCCGACGGATAAAGGCAAGCGTCTCAAAATCAATTATGTGACCCAAGTGGCAACCAAGCCGCCTACCATCGTTATCTTCGTTAACAATCCGGAGATGATGCACTTCTCGTACGAGCGATATCTCGAGAACAAGATCCGTGCGGCATTTGATTTTGAAGGAACGCCTGTCCGTTTGTTCACAAGAAAGAAATCGGATGAAGATTAG
- the plsY gene encoding glycerol-3-phosphate 1-O-acyltransferase PlsY: MIYAVIAVVLSYLLGSVSFSIVIARLVKGIDIREHGSGNAGATNTIRVLGKGPGLLCFVLDFGKGIAAVFIGRWLGLDGVDWTPALCGLAAIMGHNWPIYFNFKGGKGIATTIGAIAALAFVPAIIAGVVTIIVIAITRYVSLGSLIFAALTPVLISIFFYSAPVLTVSLILCVFAFVRHRTNIVKLLQGTENKLGAKKGS, encoded by the coding sequence TTGATATACGCTGTAATCGCGGTTGTTCTGAGTTACTTGCTCGGCTCGGTATCGTTTAGCATCGTAATCGCCAGACTGGTGAAGGGCATAGACATCCGGGAACATGGCAGCGGCAATGCAGGTGCTACCAATACAATCCGCGTCCTTGGAAAAGGGCCGGGCCTGCTTTGCTTCGTGCTTGATTTTGGTAAAGGGATTGCCGCGGTATTTATCGGTCGCTGGCTCGGATTGGACGGGGTTGACTGGACGCCTGCGTTATGCGGTCTTGCGGCGATCATGGGACATAACTGGCCGATCTATTTCAACTTCAAAGGCGGCAAAGGAATTGCGACTACGATTGGCGCAATTGCTGCGCTTGCCTTTGTACCGGCTATTATCGCAGGGGTAGTTACGATTATCGTTATTGCCATTACCCGTTATGTATCGCTTGGATCGCTCATTTTCGCGGCTTTGACTCCCGTACTTATTTCGATTTTTTTCTATTCCGCTCCCGTTCTAACGGTCAGTCTCATTCTATGCGTATTCGCGTTTGTACGGCATCGTACGAATATTGTTAAGCTGCTGCAAGGAACAGAGAACAAGCTTGGTGCTAAGAAAGGGTCGTGA